GTTGTGTTTACAATTGAAAAAGGCTGTATAGATTTTTATAAATCTTTTGGCTGCGAAAATGTATATTTTCTTCCTCTAGCTGCAGATCATGACATATTCAATCAAAAAAAAGATTTGGAATCTAAATACAACACTAGTGTTCTGTTTGTGGGGAACGCACATCCTGATAGATTACAATTTTTTAAGTCAATTGATGATGAATTATTTAAAAGAAATATACGGATTATAGGACCGAATTGGGATGAACTTAAGGGTTCTTCACTTCATGACTGTATATTAATAAATAATAGAATATCTTATGAGGAAACAGCTAAATATTATAATGGGGCTAAAATAGTTATAAATATGCATCGCTCTATTGAGAATCCAGAAATTAATATAAATTCAATTAAAATTCCAGCACAATCTCTGAATCCAAGAACATTTGAAATATCTGCTTGTGGAGCTTTTCAACTAACAGATTATCGTGAAGAATTAGAAAATGTTTATATACCTGGGAAGGATATTGGAACGTATACTTCACCTGTTGATTTGATACAAAAAATTGATTATTATTTATCTCATTCATTTGAAAGAAAAAGAATGGCAAATAAAGCT
The window above is part of the Chengkuizengella sp. SCS-71B genome. Proteins encoded here:
- a CDS encoding glycosyltransferase, coding for MKFINRRRKERDSDYLLNENINKKNLTLLFVKSGKNTPYDTLETSIIKSFKKEIQQVHIVSPNQHIHKVALEINPHLILFFDGWYVSAPKINLLKNLGFKMAVWFIDDPYYTDFTKAIAPNYDVVFTIEKGCIDFYKSFGCENVYFLPLAADHDIFNQKKDLESKYNTSVLFVGNAHPDRLQFFKSIDDELFKRNIRIIGPNWDELKGSSLHDCILINNRISYEETAKYYNGAKIVINMHRSIENPEININSIKIPAQSLNPRTFEISACGAFQLTDYREELENVYIPGKDIGTYTSPVDLIQKIDYYLSHSFERKRMANKAMQKTLKSETYLNRINQLLEIVITSLNEKNK